Proteins found in one Magnolia sinica isolate HGM2019 chromosome 5, MsV1, whole genome shotgun sequence genomic segment:
- the LOC131245173 gene encoding uncharacterized protein LOC131245173 isoform X2, producing the protein MIEKGSSVERWRWARPDARTYALLVRGLAAALRVSDAMGMIANVSRMGVSPGEEVPFGKIVRCPSCMIAIAVAQPQHGIQVSSCSKCRYQYELVSGDIISIASEEISMDISAWEKGLRFLQIMKPSIPAAVHSIVVRTPAGIARTHRFATKTVELPAQEGERVTIALAAPSSVYQEMGPFRFSPKAPGFSPGEPMCLTNHSSGQESQLLRAPMKSGNSFLLNPSILFPVFALLATGDAASGIIDLSLPRFISIAAIASLALGTTINSVVLPQLSQLPQRMVDVVALKQQLLSQYDLLQTRIKDLSQAAEKEVWMLARMCQLENKIVAVGEPSYHARRSRVKRVRESLENSLLARIKLIDSYAKISSMIEIEVEMDSDVLAAEAVSNAESIAEQIEQIMELENLEQQWRIQAEANDEVERLLSSQPMSTEPV; encoded by the exons ATGATTGAAAAAGGGTCATCTGTTGAGAGATGGAGGTGGGCTAGGCCGGATGCACGCACTTATGCATTGCTGGTTCGGGGGCTTGCAGCAGCACTGCGGGTTTCGGATGCTATGGGGATGATTGCTAATGTTTCCCGAATGGGAGTATCTCCTGGGGAGGAG GTACCCTTTGGGAAGATTGTGAGATGCCCAAGTTGTATGATAGCCATTGCTGTTGCACAACCTCAGCATGGCATTCAA GTCTCATCTTGTTCCAAGTGCCGCTACCAGTATGAGCTTGTTTCTGGAGATATAATTAGTATTGCTTCAGAAGAAATCAG CATGGATATTTCAGCATGGGAAAAGGGGCTGAGGTTCCTTCAGATAATGAAGCCAAGCATTCCTGCTGCTGTTCACTCCATTGTG GTCCGCACGCCTGCGGGGATTGCTCGTACGCACAGGTTTGCTACCAAAACAGTCGAACTTCCTGCtcaagaaggagagagagtaacGATTGCCTTAGCAGCTCCATCAAGTGTTTATCAGGAGATGGGTCCTTTTAGATTTAGTCCAAAAGCTCCTGGGTTTAGCCCTGGAGAACCCATGTGTCTGACAAATCACTCAAGCGGCCAGGAGTCACAGTTACTAAGGGCACCCATGAAGAGTGGAAACTCATTTTTACTCAACCCTTCTATTCTTTTTCCTGTCTTTGCTTTGCTGGCTACTGGAGATGCTGCCTCTGGAATCATTGATCTCAGCCTTCCCAGATTCATTTCAATTGCTGCAATTGCATCATTGGCATTAGGGACTACTATAAACAGTGTGGTTCTGCCACAATTGAGTCAG CTGCCCCAGCGGATGGTGGATGTAGTTGCTCTCAAGCAGCAACTTCTATCTCAGTATGATTTGCTGCAGACCCGCATCAAGGACCTAAGTCAAGCTGCTGAAAAAGAG GTTTGGATGTTGGCCCGCATGTGCCAGTTGGAGAACAAGATTGTAGCTGTGGGAGAACCTTCTTACCA TGCCCGAAGAAGTAGAGTCAAAAGAGTACGTGAAAGCTTGGAAAACTCCCTTTTGGCGAGGATCAAACTGATTGACAGCTATGCAAAA ATCTCTTCAATGATTGAAATTGAGGTTGAAATGGACTCTGACGTTCTTGCTGCTGAAGCAGTGAGCAATGCG GAAAGTATTGCAGAACAAATAGAGCAAATCATGGAGCTCGAAAACCTTGAACAG CAATGGCGAATACAAGCTGAGGCGAATGATGAGGTGGAAAGGCTCCTCAGTTCTCAGCCAATGTCAACGGAACCTGTATAA
- the LOC131245173 gene encoding uncharacterized protein LOC131245173 isoform X1, with protein sequence MALNLGLPWVSRHSLPSSHLFKTSPNNSSSSALLLLLLSRCSSEISSFKNISFSLSSPSLPHLKNFHARASLDGGEGAGEEILDSGLLDDDMVRRAAAAKDANEALEMIAEKIGRNGGVVGTSDCCSIIATALDRGNAELALSVFDAMRSSFDQGMIEKGSSVERWRWARPDARTYALLVRGLAAALRVSDAMGMIANVSRMGVSPGEEVPFGKIVRCPSCMIAIAVAQPQHGIQVSSCSKCRYQYELVSGDIISIASEEISMDISAWEKGLRFLQIMKPSIPAAVHSIVVRTPAGIARTHRFATKTVELPAQEGERVTIALAAPSSVYQEMGPFRFSPKAPGFSPGEPMCLTNHSSGQESQLLRAPMKSGNSFLLNPSILFPVFALLATGDAASGIIDLSLPRFISIAAIASLALGTTINSVVLPQLSQLPQRMVDVVALKQQLLSQYDLLQTRIKDLSQAAEKEVWMLARMCQLENKIVAVGEPSYHARRSRVKRVRESLENSLLARIKLIDSYAKISSMIEIEVEMDSDVLAAEAVSNAESIAEQIEQIMELENLEQQWRIQAEANDEVERLLSSQPMSTEPV encoded by the exons ATGGCTCTGAATTTGGGCTTGCCTTGGGTTTCCCGCCACTCTCTTCCCTCCTCACATCTCTTCAAAACCTCCCCAAACAACAGTAGCAGCAGCGCTCTTTTGCTTCTCCTCCTCAGCAGATGCAGCTCCGAAATCTCCTCTTTCAAGAacatttccttttctctttcctctccttctctTCCCCACCTGAAGAATTTCCACGCCAGAGcctctttggatggtggagaagGCGCGGGCGAGGAGATTTTGGATTCCGGATTGCTGGATGACGATATGGTGAGGCGGGCGGCGGCAGCAAAGGATGCCAACGAGGCGTTGGAGATGATCGCGGAGAAAATCGGAAGGAATGGAGGAGTTGTGGGGACTTCTGATTGTTGCTCGATTATCGCGACCGCGCTTGATCGGGGCAATGCTGAGCTGGCACTGTCAGTTTTTGACGCCATGCGATCAAGCTTCGATCAAG GTATGATTGAAAAAGGGTCATCTGTTGAGAGATGGAGGTGGGCTAGGCCGGATGCACGCACTTATGCATTGCTGGTTCGGGGGCTTGCAGCAGCACTGCGGGTTTCGGATGCTATGGGGATGATTGCTAATGTTTCCCGAATGGGAGTATCTCCTGGGGAGGAG GTACCCTTTGGGAAGATTGTGAGATGCCCAAGTTGTATGATAGCCATTGCTGTTGCACAACCTCAGCATGGCATTCAA GTCTCATCTTGTTCCAAGTGCCGCTACCAGTATGAGCTTGTTTCTGGAGATATAATTAGTATTGCTTCAGAAGAAATCAG CATGGATATTTCAGCATGGGAAAAGGGGCTGAGGTTCCTTCAGATAATGAAGCCAAGCATTCCTGCTGCTGTTCACTCCATTGTG GTCCGCACGCCTGCGGGGATTGCTCGTACGCACAGGTTTGCTACCAAAACAGTCGAACTTCCTGCtcaagaaggagagagagtaacGATTGCCTTAGCAGCTCCATCAAGTGTTTATCAGGAGATGGGTCCTTTTAGATTTAGTCCAAAAGCTCCTGGGTTTAGCCCTGGAGAACCCATGTGTCTGACAAATCACTCAAGCGGCCAGGAGTCACAGTTACTAAGGGCACCCATGAAGAGTGGAAACTCATTTTTACTCAACCCTTCTATTCTTTTTCCTGTCTTTGCTTTGCTGGCTACTGGAGATGCTGCCTCTGGAATCATTGATCTCAGCCTTCCCAGATTCATTTCAATTGCTGCAATTGCATCATTGGCATTAGGGACTACTATAAACAGTGTGGTTCTGCCACAATTGAGTCAG CTGCCCCAGCGGATGGTGGATGTAGTTGCTCTCAAGCAGCAACTTCTATCTCAGTATGATTTGCTGCAGACCCGCATCAAGGACCTAAGTCAAGCTGCTGAAAAAGAG GTTTGGATGTTGGCCCGCATGTGCCAGTTGGAGAACAAGATTGTAGCTGTGGGAGAACCTTCTTACCA TGCCCGAAGAAGTAGAGTCAAAAGAGTACGTGAAAGCTTGGAAAACTCCCTTTTGGCGAGGATCAAACTGATTGACAGCTATGCAAAA ATCTCTTCAATGATTGAAATTGAGGTTGAAATGGACTCTGACGTTCTTGCTGCTGAAGCAGTGAGCAATGCG GAAAGTATTGCAGAACAAATAGAGCAAATCATGGAGCTCGAAAACCTTGAACAG CAATGGCGAATACAAGCTGAGGCGAATGATGAGGTGGAAAGGCTCCTCAGTTCTCAGCCAATGTCAACGGAACCTGTATAA